A genomic segment from Brevundimonas mediterranea encodes:
- a CDS encoding alkaline phosphatase: protein MTPVSLRLVSALALAIGLCASGGASGGASGASAQTAARPPVEQSQSQGRAKNVILFLADAGGVASVHAASVMAYGEPLRLHIQQWPNLGLSETSPVDAFVSDSANGMSAIVTGVKTHNGVISQGPDGERGRRDGTPTQTVLEYAEQHGLLTGVVTDRPITDATPAATYAHSNDRGKWGEIFPQAFSPRFGDGVDVLIGSGRTEIAEQMAANGVSYDSLAQAHDRPIYATLEAAPAGNRRPVVVAEEIDVRAATLRALDLLQAGDKGYLLVVEWDAHTDDPREGLQNIADLDRLIAEVQSRVDLDDTLMIFTADHSFGLQVDGGRRGQPLLEGYEAWKARDGDDRVVRLENVMVNRTHTAEEVPALAIGVGAERVRGYFPNTHLFEVMMKAFGWTPSSGD, encoded by the coding sequence ATGACCCCTGTCTCCCTCCGCCTGGTTTCCGCCCTCGCGCTTGCGATCGGTCTTTGCGCCTCGGGGGGCGCCTCGGGGGGCGCCTCTGGAGCCTCGGCCCAGACGGCGGCCCGTCCGCCGGTCGAACAGAGCCAGAGCCAGGGCCGGGCGAAGAATGTGATCCTGTTTCTGGCGGACGCCGGGGGCGTGGCCTCGGTCCATGCGGCCAGCGTGATGGCCTATGGCGAGCCGCTGAGGCTCCATATCCAGCAGTGGCCGAACCTGGGGCTGAGCGAGACATCGCCGGTCGACGCCTTCGTGTCGGACTCGGCCAACGGCATGAGCGCCATCGTGACCGGGGTGAAGACCCACAATGGGGTGATCAGCCAGGGGCCGGACGGCGAACGCGGCCGGCGCGACGGGACCCCGACCCAGACGGTGCTGGAATACGCCGAGCAACACGGCCTGCTGACCGGGGTGGTGACCGACCGTCCGATCACCGACGCGACCCCGGCCGCGACCTACGCCCATTCGAACGACCGCGGCAAATGGGGCGAGATCTTCCCCCAGGCCTTTTCGCCGCGCTTCGGCGACGGGGTGGATGTGCTGATCGGCTCGGGCCGGACGGAGATCGCCGAACAGATGGCGGCGAACGGCGTCAGCTACGACAGCCTGGCCCAGGCGCACGACCGGCCGATCTATGCGACGCTGGAGGCGGCGCCGGCGGGGAACCGGCGGCCCGTGGTCGTGGCCGAAGAGATCGACGTGCGGGCGGCGACCCTGAGGGCGCTGGACCTGCTGCAGGCCGGGGACAAGGGCTATCTGCTGGTGGTGGAATGGGACGCCCACACCGACGATCCGCGCGAAGGCCTGCAGAACATCGCCGACCTGGACCGGCTGATCGCCGAGGTGCAGTCGCGCGTCGATCTGGACGACACCCTGATGATCTTCACCGCCGACCACTCTTTCGGCCTGCAGGTCGACGGCGGGCGTCGCGGCCAGCCCCTGCTGGAAGGCTATGAGGCCTGGAAGGCGCGGGACGGCGACGACCGCGTGGTGCGGCTGGAGAATGTCATGGTCAACCGCACCCATACGGCCGAGGAGGTCCCGGCCCTGGCCATCGGCGTCGGCGCCGAACGGGTGCGGGGCTATTTCCCCAACACCCATCTGTTCGAGGTGATGATGAAGGCCTTCGGCTGGACGCCCTCGTCCGGCGACTGA
- a CDS encoding DUF167 domain-containing protein, which yields MSKWSGAPPIIAPRIDAPPVDPLSRLPIKLQPGASSDRIDGWDTDPEGRPVLKVRVRARPVDGEANAALVKFLAKALGVSRSSVVLERGGQSRLKMVSVEGLDEAGLKARIDAATGEAG from the coding sequence ATGTCGAAGTGGTCTGGCGCGCCGCCGATCATCGCGCCCCGGATCGACGCGCCGCCGGTTGATCCCCTGTCCCGACTTCCGATCAAGCTACAGCCCGGCGCGTCCAGCGACCGGATCGACGGCTGGGACACAGATCCCGAAGGCCGGCCCGTGCTGAAGGTGCGGGTGCGCGCCCGGCCCGTGGACGGCGAGGCCAACGCCGCCCTGGTGAAATTCCTGGCCAAGGCGCTCGGGGTGTCGCGGTCCTCGGTCGTGCTGGAGCGGGGCGGGCAGTCGCGGCTGAAAATGGTCTCCGTCGAGGGGCTGGACGAGGCCGGGCTGAAGGCGCGGATCGACGCGGCCACAGGCGAGGCGGGCTGA
- a CDS encoding DUF6655 family protein, translating into MRHLALVSTAALALSACASTTETYIGRTATEQLLMARASDKAVEGLSLPLPTAASIFVDESYFQGEGSRYAISAIRAALSDAGYRLARNKDESDAVFEIRPGALSLEQMRRVFGLPEMRIPINETLNVVSLPELSVYSNRDRVGVAEFSGFLYEAKTGAPLGAVLPMIGEYRIRSHKLLMIVSWGQQQAQPGRRDPGSSWTEF; encoded by the coding sequence ATGCGTCACCTCGCACTGGTATCGACGGCGGCCCTGGCGTTGTCGGCCTGCGCCTCGACCACCGAGACCTATATCGGCCGCACCGCGACCGAACAGCTGCTGATGGCGCGGGCGTCGGACAAGGCGGTGGAGGGTTTGTCCCTGCCCCTGCCGACGGCGGCGTCGATCTTCGTCGATGAGTCCTATTTCCAGGGCGAGGGCTCGCGCTACGCCATCAGCGCCATTCGCGCCGCCCTGTCTGACGCCGGATACCGCCTGGCGCGCAACAAGGACGAATCCGACGCTGTGTTCGAGATCCGGCCGGGCGCCCTGTCGCTGGAACAGATGCGCCGCGTCTTCGGTCTTCCGGAAATGCGGATTCCCATCAACGAGACCCTGAACGTCGTCTCGCTGCCGGAACTTTCGGTCTACAGCAATCGCGACCGGGTGGGCGTCGCCGAGTTTTCCGGCTTCCTGTACGAGGCCAAGACCGGGGCTCCCCTGGGCGCGGTCCTGCCCATGATCGGCGAGTACAGGATCCGCAGTCACAAGCTGCTGATGATCGTCAGCTGGGGTCAGCAACAGGCCCAGCCGGGACGGCGCGACCCTGGATCCAGCTGGACCGAATTCTGA
- a CDS encoding electron transfer flavoprotein subunit beta/FixA family protein, translating to MKVLVPVKRVIDYNVKARVKADQSGVDLANVKMSMNPFDEIAVEEAVRLKEGKEHHAAGTATEIVVVSIGVTQAQETIRTALAMGADRGILIQSDADLEPLAVAKLLKAVVEEEKPDLVLMGKQSIDGDNNAVGQMLAALLDWPQATFAGKLVIEGGKATVTREVDGGLQTLSADLPAVVTVDLRLNTPRYASLPNIMKAKKKEIAMKAVADYGVDVADRLKVLKVTEPPKRSAGVKVADAAELVSKLKSVGAL from the coding sequence ATGAAGGTTCTCGTCCCCGTCAAACGGGTGATCGACTATAACGTCAAGGCCCGCGTCAAGGCTGACCAGTCCGGCGTCGATCTGGCCAACGTCAAGATGAGCATGAACCCCTTCGACGAAATCGCCGTCGAAGAGGCGGTTCGTCTGAAGGAAGGCAAGGAACACCACGCCGCCGGCACGGCGACCGAGATCGTCGTGGTCTCCATCGGCGTGACCCAGGCCCAGGAAACCATCCGCACCGCCCTGGCCATGGGCGCGGATCGGGGCATCCTGATCCAGTCGGATGCGGACCTGGAGCCGCTGGCGGTCGCCAAGCTGCTGAAGGCGGTGGTCGAGGAAGAAAAGCCCGATCTGGTTCTGATGGGCAAACAGTCGATCGACGGCGACAACAACGCCGTGGGCCAGATGCTGGCCGCCCTGCTGGACTGGCCCCAGGCGACCTTCGCCGGGAAACTGGTCATCGAAGGCGGCAAGGCGACGGTGACGCGCGAGGTCGACGGCGGCCTGCAGACGCTCTCGGCGGACCTGCCGGCCGTGGTGACGGTGGACCTGCGGCTGAACACGCCGCGCTATGCGTCGCTGCCGAACATCATGAAGGCCAAGAAGAAGGAGATCGCCATGAAGGCGGTCGCCGACTACGGCGTCGATGTCGCCGACCGTCTGAAGGTCCTGAAGGTCACCGAGCCGCCGAAACGCTCGGCCGGCGTCAAGGTGGCCGATGCGGCCGAACTGGTTTCCAAGCTCAAGTCCGTGGGAGCGCTGTAA
- a CDS encoding cob(I)yrinic acid a,c-diamide adenosyltransferase has translation MVTLNKIYTRTGDDGQTRLASGAPVSKADPRVEAYGAVDELNAVLGVARLNSGQNDRIDAMLARIQNELFDLGADLATPLDPPPAWEALRILDSQVERLEQEIDWMNESLKPLDSFILPGGSPLSTHLHVARTVCRRAEREAVRLVEAGEAVNGAAVRYLNRLSDHLFVAGRRANANGANDVKWKPGATR, from the coding sequence ATGGTGACGCTGAACAAGATCTACACCCGCACCGGCGACGACGGGCAGACCCGCCTGGCCTCGGGCGCGCCGGTGTCCAAGGCTGATCCCCGGGTCGAGGCCTACGGCGCGGTGGACGAGCTGAACGCCGTCCTGGGCGTGGCCCGGCTGAACAGCGGCCAGAACGACCGGATCGACGCCATGCTGGCCCGGATCCAGAACGAGCTGTTCGACCTGGGCGCCGACCTGGCGACGCCGCTGGACCCGCCGCCGGCCTGGGAAGCGCTGCGCATCCTCGACAGCCAGGTTGAGCGGCTGGAGCAGGAAATCGACTGGATGAACGAGAGCCTGAAGCCGCTGGACAGTTTCATCCTGCCCGGCGGCTCGCCCCTGTCGACCCATCTGCACGTGGCCCGGACCGTGTGCCGCCGGGCCGAACGCGAGGCGGTGCGGCTGGTTGAAGCGGGGGAAGCAGTCAATGGCGCGGCGGTGCGGTATCTGAACCGGCTGTCGGACCATCTGTTCGTGGCGGGGCGGCGGGCGAATGCGAACGGGGCCAATGATGTGAAGTGGAAGCCGGGGGCGACGCGGTAG
- a CDS encoding electron transfer flavoprotein subunit alpha/FixB family protein has protein sequence MAVLVIADHDGSTVRDTTNKTVTAALALSSDVDVLVVGQGVQAAADAASKIAGVRKVLLAESAGLGHGLAEAVTDTVLPLAAGYDAILTPATTDGKNFAPRIAAKLDVAPISDIIEVVSADTFVRPIYAGNALETVQSADAKKVITVRPTAFAAAAEGGSAAIESVTGADAAKTAFVSEEMVKSDRPDLGAAKIVVSGGRALGSADEFHAVLEPLADKLGAAIGASRAAVDAGYAPNDYQVGQTGKVVAPALYIAIGISGAIQHLAGMKDSKTIVAINKDPDAPIFQVADYGLVGDYKTVVPELMAALG, from the coding sequence ATGGCTGTCCTCGTCATCGCCGATCACGACGGTTCGACCGTTCGCGACACCACAAACAAGACCGTGACCGCCGCCCTCGCCCTGTCGTCCGATGTGGATGTTCTGGTCGTCGGGCAGGGCGTGCAGGCGGCCGCCGACGCCGCTTCGAAGATCGCCGGCGTCCGCAAGGTGCTGCTGGCCGAGAGCGCCGGCCTGGGCCACGGCCTGGCCGAGGCGGTGACGGACACCGTCCTGCCCCTGGCCGCCGGCTACGACGCCATCCTGACGCCCGCGACCACGGACGGGAAGAATTTCGCCCCCCGGATCGCCGCCAAGCTGGACGTCGCCCCGATCTCGGACATCATCGAGGTGGTGTCGGCCGACACCTTCGTGCGGCCCATCTACGCCGGCAACGCCCTGGAGACGGTCCAGTCGGCCGACGCCAAGAAGGTGATCACCGTGCGTCCGACGGCCTTCGCCGCCGCCGCTGAAGGCGGTTCGGCCGCCATCGAGAGCGTCACGGGCGCCGATGCCGCCAAGACCGCCTTCGTTTCCGAGGAAATGGTCAAGTCGGACCGCCCGGACCTGGGCGCCGCCAAGATCGTGGTCTCGGGCGGTCGCGCCCTGGGCTCGGCGGACGAGTTCCACGCGGTTCTGGAACCCCTGGCCGACAAGCTGGGCGCCGCCATCGGCGCCTCGCGCGCGGCGGTGGATGCGGGCTATGCGCCGAACGACTATCAGGTCGGCCAGACCGGCAAGGTGGTGGCCCCGGCCCTGTACATCGCCATCGGCATCTCGGGCGCCATCCAGCACCTGGCCGGGATGAAGGACTCCAAGACCATCGTCGCCATCAACAAGGACCCGGACGCCCCGATCTTCCAGGTCGCGGATTATGGCCTGGTCGGCGACTACAAGACCGTCGTGCCGGAACTGATGGCCGCCCTGGGCTGA
- a CDS encoding terminase large subunit domain-containing protein, translating into MGKPSKLSDEEWEALFDRDARGERRSDLAREHGVSVSTLCWQAKKRGRMKGQAPDAVDHRRRPAEGWPADHVFPQSRSGMTPARWRELLARRNAGETSAVLEAEYGVTTGAIAWAAKRYGLRKMDTPGAVYQPRGPAAGAYNYGRGEPALTIEIDWSDPVGTVRELHADVLKRLSDGDEPEAARLWRWSQRTRVMAGVGAADLRALWKKHATSPGGYRPSGYLSPQTPGLLQGGDGGGQGGGGLVLRPAQKPPEGAWSTWLFLGGRGAGKTLAGASWIADMAERLGAGGRLALIGPTLHDVREVMIAGPSGVMSLPRWTGVGGDGAVEWRGPEYQPSRRRLVFPNGAEAFVFSAEDPDSLRGPQFAAAWADEFCAWRNGGETLALLRMGLRLRLPNPDSPAVDADAAQNGGVGAKVARLREPSDSPRLVVTTTPRPTRALKALRAEASCALTHATTRDNGDHLAPGFLEGLERLYGGTRRAAQELEGQVVEPEGGLFTAEMMAAARGEAPVSVEARPVYERVVVGLDPTCSRGGDACGIVAVGRRGETAWVLADRSMRGLSPQKWAERAMETARLFGARCIVGEVNQGGDMVEAVLKAAGCGADGENIGFTAVRASRGKAARAEPVAALYEQGRVRHAGVFAALEEELMELGAEEEGQAAGSGEGHWDRADALVWAVTDLMLDGRGAGPRVRAL; encoded by the coding sequence ATGGGAAAGCCGAGCAAGCTGAGTGATGAGGAATGGGAGGCCTTGTTCGACCGCGATGCGCGGGGCGAGCGGCGGTCGGATCTGGCGCGGGAGCATGGGGTGTCGGTCTCGACCCTCTGCTGGCAGGCGAAGAAGCGCGGGCGGATGAAGGGGCAGGCGCCGGATGCGGTGGATCATCGCCGGCGGCCGGCGGAGGGCTGGCCGGCGGATCATGTCTTTCCCCAGAGCCGGTCGGGCATGACGCCCGCGCGCTGGCGCGAGCTGTTGGCGCGGCGGAATGCGGGCGAGACCAGTGCGGTCCTGGAGGCCGAGTACGGGGTGACGACGGGGGCCATCGCCTGGGCGGCGAAACGCTATGGGCTGCGGAAGATGGACACGCCGGGGGCGGTGTATCAGCCGCGCGGACCGGCGGCGGGGGCCTATAATTATGGGCGGGGGGAGCCGGCCCTGACCATCGAGATCGACTGGAGCGATCCGGTGGGGACGGTGCGCGAACTGCACGCGGATGTGCTGAAGCGGTTGAGCGACGGGGACGAGCCGGAGGCCGCGCGGCTGTGGCGCTGGTCCCAGCGGACGCGGGTCATGGCGGGCGTGGGGGCGGCGGACCTGCGGGCGCTCTGGAAAAAGCACGCTACTTCTCCTGGGGGCTATCGCCCTTCGGGCTACTTGAGCCCCCAGACCCCCGGTTTGCTCCAAGGCGGCGACGGGGGCGGTCAGGGCGGCGGGGGCTTGGTCCTTCGTCCGGCGCAGAAGCCGCCCGAGGGGGCGTGGTCGACCTGGTTGTTTCTGGGCGGGCGGGGGGCGGGCAAGACTCTGGCGGGGGCGTCGTGGATCGCGGACATGGCCGAGCGGCTGGGGGCGGGCGGGCGGCTGGCGCTGATCGGGCCGACTTTGCACGATGTGCGCGAGGTGATGATCGCCGGGCCGTCGGGGGTGATGAGCCTGCCGCGCTGGACGGGCGTCGGAGGGGATGGGGCGGTGGAGTGGCGGGGGCCGGAGTATCAGCCGTCGCGGCGGCGGCTGGTGTTTCCGAACGGGGCCGAGGCCTTTGTCTTCTCGGCCGAAGACCCCGACAGCCTGCGCGGCCCCCAGTTCGCCGCCGCCTGGGCCGACGAATTCTGCGCCTGGCGCAACGGCGGGGAGACGCTGGCCCTGCTGCGGATGGGGCTGAGGTTGAGGTTGCCCAACCCGGACTCCCCAGCCGTCGATGCAGACGCGGCGCAAAACGGGGGAGTGGGGGCTAAAGTAGCGAGGCTCCGCGAGCCGAGCGATAGCCCCCGGCTCGTTGTTACGACCACGCCGCGCCCGACGAGGGCGCTCAAGGCGCTCCGCGCCGAGGCGTCATGTGCGCTCACCCATGCGACGACGCGGGACAATGGGGATCATCTGGCGCCGGGGTTTCTGGAGGGGCTGGAGCGGCTGTACGGCGGGACGCGGCGGGCGGCGCAGGAGCTGGAGGGCCAGGTGGTCGAGCCCGAGGGCGGGCTGTTCACCGCCGAGATGATGGCGGCGGCGCGGGGGGAGGCGCCGGTCTCTGTCGAGGCGCGGCCGGTCTATGAGCGGGTGGTGGTGGGGCTGGACCCCACCTGTTCGCGCGGCGGGGACGCCTGCGGCATCGTGGCGGTGGGGCGGCGCGGGGAGACGGCCTGGGTGCTGGCCGATCGCTCGATGCGGGGGTTGTCGCCGCAGAAATGGGCCGAGCGGGCGATGGAGACGGCGCGGCTGTTCGGCGCCCGATGCATTGTCGGCGAGGTCAACCAGGGCGGGGACATGGTCGAGGCGGTGCTGAAGGCGGCCGGGTGCGGGGCGGATGGGGAGAACATCGGCTTTACGGCGGTGCGAGCCTCGCGCGGCAAGGCGGCGCGGGCCGAGCCGGTGGCGGCCCTGTATGAACAGGGGCGGGTGCGGCATGCGGGGGTCTTTGCGGCGCTGGAGGAGGAGCTGATGGAGCTGGGCGCCGAGGAAGAAGGGCAGGCTGCCGGATCGGGGGAGGGGCATTGGGACCGGGCCGACGCCCTGGTCTGGGCCGTCACCGACCTGATGCTGGACGGCCGGGGCGCGGGGCCGCGGGTGCGGGCGCTCTAG
- a CDS encoding DUF6883 domain-containing protein, translating into MRLPGGGQAVVPEGKIEAYCLSADHPEGRHKARVFASALGLTRADAPYLKRRLLEAAREAEAEPFGTTPFGTLYRVRFMLEFRGRTALIRSGWIVGSDGVPRLTTAMVE; encoded by the coding sequence ATGAGGCTGCCAGGCGGTGGGCAGGCGGTCGTTCCGGAGGGAAAGATCGAAGCCTACTGCCTGTCGGCGGACCACCCGGAAGGCCGACACAAGGCCCGGGTCTTCGCGTCCGCCCTGGGTCTGACCCGGGCGGACGCTCCCTATCTGAAACGCCGGCTTCTGGAAGCGGCCAGGGAGGCCGAGGCCGAGCCGTTCGGGACGACGCCGTTCGGGACTCTGTACCGGGTCCGCTTCATGCTAGAGTTCCGCGGTCGCACGGCGCTGATCCGCAGCGGCTGGATCGTAGGATCGGACGGGGTTCCCCGTCTGACGACCGCGATGGTGGAGTGA
- a CDS encoding twin transmembrane helix small protein, giving the protein MQMFDILVVAAILAVTVTLGLGLYSLFRGGDYARSHSNRLMRWRVGLQAVAVLILVVGMVWKATQGA; this is encoded by the coding sequence ATGCAGATGTTCGACATCCTGGTCGTCGCCGCCATCCTCGCCGTCACGGTGACGCTGGGTCTGGGCCTCTATTCGCTGTTCCGGGGCGGGGACTACGCCCGGAGCCATTCCAACAGGCTGATGCGCTGGCGGGTCGGGCTTCAGGCCGTCGCCGTGCTGATCCTGGTCGTCGGCATGGTGTGGAAGGCGACGCAGGGGGCCTGA
- a CDS encoding DUF4926 domain-containing protein has product MIEELDVVALLADLPDLGLKKGERGTVVMMLDPARFLAEFADERGVERATPTLSAEDVEVVWRAADHRAPDRRAAG; this is encoded by the coding sequence ATGATTGAGGAACTCGACGTCGTGGCCCTTCTGGCCGATCTTCCGGATCTGGGCCTGAAGAAGGGCGAGCGCGGCACGGTCGTGATGATGCTCGACCCGGCCCGCTTCCTGGCGGAGTTCGCCGACGAGAGAGGCGTGGAACGGGCGACCCCGACCCTGAGCGCCGAAGATGTCGAAGTGGTCTGGCGCGCCGCCGATCATCGCGCCCCGGATCGACGCGCCGCCGGTTGA
- the polA gene encoding DNA polymerase I: MTDASAPQTAPEQDRPLTQDGPALRLWMIDASAYIFRAYHALPPLTRKSDGLPVGAVQGYCNMLWKLLKDMKGADGPTHLVAIFDHSDKTFRNTLYDQYKAHRPPAPEDLVPQFPLVREATAAFGVHCVELPGYEADDLIATYACKARDAGGEAVIVSSDKDLMQLIGGGVVMWDPMKDRRLAEPEVFEKFGVGPEKMIDLQALIGDSVDNVPGAPGIGPKTAAQLLDEYGDLDALLARAGEIKQPKRRETLINFADQIRLSRELVRLTCDAPAPEPIEDFAVRDPDPETLSAFLDKMEFRSLQRRVGDGRAGPSETSAFAPKRAPNLSAPVATPRYGQVVEGPAEAQIFDLEAYECVQTEEALDRWIARAVEAGSVGFDTETSSLSATHAGLCGVSLAVGPNEACYIPLTHEHEPQAGEGGLFGVPGEAREPIQQLDKAKALAKLKVLLENPSVLKVLQNAKYDLAVMARRGIRVAPYDDTMLISYVLEGGLHGHGMDELARLHLGHDPVPFKSVAGTGKSQKSFRHVALKPATQYAAEDADVTLRLWRLLKPRLAREGLSTVYETLERPLPAVLAEMETAGVRIDPDRLKRLSSEFGLRMAELEAQAHEIAGRPFNIGSPRQIGEILFGELNLPGGKKTASGQWGTDASVLEDLAATHALPRVLLDWRQLSKLKGTYTDALTAAADPATDRVHTSYQLAAATTGRLASSDPNLQNIPIRTETGREIRQAFIAAPGHLLISADYSQIELRLLAHIGDIPELKRAFKAGLDIHAATASEMFGVPVEGMPSETRRRAKAINFGIVYGISAFGLAAQLGIDQGEAGAYIKTYFDRFPGIRTYMDKTRAEVRQAGFVSTVFGRRIHIPAIHSKSGAERQFGERAAINAPIQGAAADIIRRAMIRMPTALAEAGLTTRMLLQVHDELVFETPEAEADRAITVIKRVMETASDPAVALTVPLVVDARAAPNWDAAH; the protein is encoded by the coding sequence ATGACCGACGCCTCCGCTCCCCAGACCGCCCCCGAACAGGATCGCCCCCTCACCCAGGACGGCCCCGCCCTGCGGCTGTGGATGATCGACGCCTCGGCCTATATCTTCCGCGCCTATCACGCCTTGCCGCCGCTGACGCGCAAGTCCGACGGCCTGCCGGTCGGGGCGGTCCAGGGCTACTGCAACATGTTGTGGAAGCTGCTGAAGGACATGAAGGGCGCCGACGGCCCGACCCATCTGGTCGCCATTTTCGACCACTCGGACAAGACGTTCCGCAACACCCTGTATGACCAGTACAAGGCCCACCGCCCGCCGGCCCCCGAGGACCTGGTCCCGCAGTTTCCCCTGGTGCGCGAGGCGACGGCGGCCTTTGGCGTCCATTGCGTCGAACTGCCCGGCTACGAGGCCGACGACCTGATCGCCACCTATGCCTGCAAGGCCCGGGACGCCGGCGGCGAGGCGGTGATCGTGTCCTCCGACAAGGATCTGATGCAATTGATCGGCGGCGGCGTCGTCATGTGGGATCCGATGAAGGACCGGCGGCTGGCCGAGCCCGAGGTGTTCGAGAAGTTTGGCGTCGGCCCGGAGAAGATGATCGATCTTCAGGCCCTGATCGGTGACAGCGTCGACAATGTTCCCGGCGCCCCGGGCATCGGACCCAAGACGGCCGCCCAGCTGCTTGATGAATACGGCGACCTGGACGCCCTGCTGGCCCGCGCGGGCGAGATCAAACAGCCCAAGCGCCGCGAGACCCTGATCAATTTCGCAGATCAGATCCGCCTGTCGCGCGAGCTGGTCCGCCTGACCTGCGACGCCCCGGCGCCCGAGCCGATCGAGGATTTCGCCGTGCGCGATCCGGATCCCGAGACCCTGTCGGCCTTTCTGGACAAGATGGAGTTCCGGTCGCTGCAACGTCGTGTCGGCGACGGCAGGGCCGGCCCCAGCGAGACTTCCGCCTTCGCCCCCAAGCGCGCCCCGAACCTGAGCGCCCCCGTCGCCACGCCCCGCTACGGGCAGGTGGTGGAAGGTCCCGCCGAGGCCCAGATCTTCGACCTTGAGGCTTACGAGTGCGTCCAGACCGAAGAGGCGCTGGATCGCTGGATCGCTAGGGCGGTCGAGGCGGGGAGTGTCGGCTTTGACACGGAGACGTCGTCGCTGTCGGCGACGCATGCGGGGCTGTGCGGGGTGTCGCTGGCGGTGGGGCCCAATGAGGCCTGTTACATCCCGCTGACGCATGAGCATGAGCCGCAGGCGGGCGAGGGAGGGCTGTTCGGGGTGCCGGGGGAGGCGCGGGAGCCGATCCAGCAGCTCGACAAGGCCAAGGCCTTGGCGAAGCTCAAGGTTTTATTAGAAAATCCGTCGGTTCTGAAGGTGCTGCAGAACGCCAAATACGATCTGGCGGTCATGGCGCGGCGGGGGATCCGCGTGGCTCCCTATGACGACACCATGCTGATCTCCTATGTGCTGGAGGGCGGGCTGCACGGGCATGGGATGGACGAGCTGGCGCGGCTGCATCTGGGGCATGACCCCGTGCCGTTCAAGAGCGTGGCGGGAACGGGCAAGAGCCAGAAGTCGTTCAGACACGTCGCCCTGAAACCCGCCACCCAGTACGCCGCCGAGGACGCCGACGTGACCCTGCGCCTGTGGCGCCTCCTCAAGCCCCGGCTGGCGCGCGAGGGCCTGTCCACCGTCTATGAGACCCTGGAGCGCCCCCTGCCCGCCGTCCTGGCCGAGATGGAGACCGCCGGCGTCCGCATCGACCCCGACCGCCTGAAACGCCTGTCCAGCGAGTTCGGCCTGCGCATGGCCGAGCTGGAGGCCCAGGCCCACGAGATCGCCGGCCGCCCCTTCAACATCGGCTCCCCCCGCCAGATCGGCGAAATCCTGTTCGGCGAGCTGAACCTGCCCGGCGGCAAGAAGACCGCCTCCGGCCAATGGGGCACCGACGCCAGCGTGCTGGAAGACTTGGCCGCCACCCACGCCCTGCCCCGCGTCCTGCTGGACTGGCGCCAGCTGTCCAAGCTGAAGGGCACCTACACCGACGCCCTGACCGCCGCCGCCGACCCCGCCACCGACCGCGTCCACACCAGCTATCAGCTGGCCGCCGCCACCACCGGCCGCCTGGCCAGCTCGGACCCCAACCTTCAGAACATCCCCATCCGCACCGAGACCGGCCGCGAAATCCGCCAGGCCTTCATCGCCGCCCCCGGCCATCTGCTGATCAGCGCCGACTACAGCCAGATCGAACTGCGCCTGCTGGCCCATATCGGCGACATCCCCGAGCTGAAACGCGCCTTCAAGGCCGGGCTCGACATCCACGCCGCCACCGCCAGCGAAATGTTCGGCGTCCCCGTCGAGGGCATGCCGTCCGAGACCCGCCGCCGCGCCAAGGCCATCAATTTCGGCATCGTCTACGGCATCAGCGCCTTCGGCCTGGCCGCCCAGCTGGGCATCGATCAGGGCGAGGCCGGCGCCTATATCAAGACCTATTTCGACCGCTTCCCCGGCATCCGAACCTATATGGACAAGACCAGGGCCGAGGTCCGCCAGGCCGGCTTCGTCTCCACCGTCTTCGGCCGCCGCATCCACATCCCCGCCATCCACTCCAAATCGGGCGCCGAACGCCAGTTCGGCGAGCGCGCCGCCATCAACGCCCCGATCCAGGGCGCCGCCGCCGACATCATCCGCCGCGCCATGATCCGCATGCCCACAGCCCTGGCCGAGGCCGGGCTGACCACCCGCATGCTGCTGCAGGTTCACGACGAACTGGTCTTCGAAACCCCCGAGGCCGAGGCCGACCGCGCCATCACCGTCATCAAACGCGTCATGGAAACCGCCTCAGACCCCGCCGTCGCCCTGACCGTCCCCCTGGTCGTCGACGCCCGCGCCGCCCCCAACTGGGACGCCGCGCATTGA